From the genome of Methanomassiliicoccales archaeon, one region includes:
- a CDS encoding helix-turn-helix domain-containing protein, with amino-acid sequence MFELQVVSSTPLTPLDDADDVALQFLVMIGYLPKGYDPKTEADNVQESIPYRLFVECFLGNLKRAWTVEELAAKLRTTKPTIYRHLNKLKGIDILEEVDVQKGGERKKGYRIRYGDLSKAWNFTEANVEMAMDSYRKTVDHLQKIIEGGK; translated from the coding sequence ATGTTCGAGCTCCAAGTGGTGAGCAGTACACCGCTCACTCCGCTGGACGACGCGGACGATGTGGCGTTGCAGTTCCTGGTCATGATCGGCTACCTGCCAAAGGGCTATGATCCGAAGACCGAGGCGGACAACGTGCAGGAGAGCATCCCCTACCGGCTGTTCGTGGAATGCTTCCTGGGCAACCTGAAACGAGCATGGACGGTGGAAGAGCTGGCGGCCAAGCTGAGGACCACCAAGCCCACCATCTACCGGCACCTGAACAAGCTCAAGGGCATCGACATCCTGGAGGAAGTGGACGTGCAGAAGGGGGGCGAACGCAAGAAAGGCTATCGCATTCGCTATGGAGACTTGTCAAAGGCCTGGAACTTCACCGAGGCCAACGTGGAGATGGCCATGGACTCCTACCGGAAGACGGTGGACCATCTGCAGAAGATCATCGAGGGGGGGAAGTGA
- a CDS encoding tRNA uridine(34) 5-carboxymethylaminomethyl modification radical SAM/GNAT enzyme Elp3 → MDFHDRLLEAIAKGEIKDKASLQRRKIELCRELHLVTLPPNSETLARASPELLPLVKEILRRKPVRTLSGVAVVAVMTSPATCPHGRCSYCPGGVENSSPQSYTGKEPAARRAIANHFEPNRQVSKRIEQLEAIGHATDKIDLIVMGGTFTSRSLDYQEWFVKGCFDALNERDSLDLPAAHSLNENAPHRCIGMTVETRPDYFVEEMAEHCMSLGTTRVEFGVQILDDEILRGVDRGHGVKEVVEATRVAKEHGLKVCYHLMPGLPGSDAKKDIESFQLIFQDERFRPDMLKIYPTLVVKGTPLYDRWTKGEYVPYTTAQAAEVVAEMKALVPKWVRIQRIQRDIPVQLIEAGVDKSHLREIAKAKLRSEGRRCHCVRCREVGLNRVPPGRMGEAELRVEEYQASGGKEHFIAFELSEQDYLVGYARLRINADGQEAHLRELKVFGQMAQFGKPAGGWQHRGFGKDLVAEAESRAKDAGCSVIKVTSGVGARLYYEAMGYSRDIPYMSKPLDAR, encoded by the coding sequence GTGGACTTCCACGACCGGCTCTTGGAAGCGATAGCCAAGGGCGAGATCAAGGACAAGGCGTCGCTGCAGCGCAGGAAGATCGAGCTCTGCCGCGAACTCCATCTTGTGACGCTCCCTCCCAACTCCGAGACGCTGGCGCGCGCATCGCCGGAGCTTCTGCCTCTGGTCAAGGAGATATTGCGCCGCAAGCCGGTGCGAACGCTCAGTGGGGTGGCGGTGGTGGCGGTGATGACCTCCCCTGCCACCTGTCCTCACGGCCGCTGCTCATATTGCCCGGGCGGAGTGGAGAACAGCTCCCCCCAATCCTACACTGGCAAGGAGCCAGCCGCGCGCAGGGCCATCGCCAACCACTTCGAACCTAACCGCCAGGTGAGCAAGCGTATCGAGCAGCTGGAGGCCATCGGCCACGCTACGGACAAGATCGACCTCATCGTCATGGGAGGCACCTTCACCTCCCGCTCCCTGGACTATCAGGAATGGTTCGTCAAGGGCTGTTTCGACGCTTTGAACGAGAGGGACTCGCTCGATCTGCCGGCGGCGCACTCTCTGAACGAGAACGCGCCGCACCGCTGCATCGGGATGACAGTGGAGACGAGGCCAGACTACTTCGTCGAGGAAATGGCAGAGCATTGCATGTCCCTTGGCACCACGCGGGTGGAGTTCGGAGTGCAGATACTGGATGATGAGATACTGCGCGGAGTGGACCGGGGGCACGGAGTGAAAGAGGTGGTGGAGGCGACCCGCGTGGCCAAGGAGCACGGGCTGAAGGTCTGCTACCACCTGATGCCAGGGCTTCCCGGTTCAGACGCGAAGAAAGACATCGAGTCCTTCCAGCTGATCTTCCAGGACGAGCGGTTCCGCCCGGACATGCTCAAGATCTATCCCACCCTAGTGGTCAAAGGCACCCCTCTCTATGACAGATGGACCAAGGGCGAATACGTGCCATATACCACCGCCCAGGCGGCGGAGGTGGTGGCGGAGATGAAAGCCCTGGTGCCGAAGTGGGTGCGCATTCAGCGCATCCAGCGGGACATACCGGTGCAGCTGATTGAGGCGGGCGTGGACAAATCGCATCTGCGGGAGATCGCCAAGGCCAAGTTGCGTTCCGAAGGGCGCCGGTGCCATTGCGTCCGCTGCCGTGAGGTGGGGCTGAACCGGGTGCCACCGGGAAGGATGGGCGAGGCGGAGCTGAGGGTGGAGGAATACCAGGCATCCGGGGGAAAGGAGCATTTTATCGCATTCGAGCTGTCGGAGCAGGACTACCTGGTCGGCTACGCCAGGCTTCGTATCAACGCCGATGGCCAGGAAGCCCACTTGCGAGAGCTCAAAGTGTTCGGGCAGATGGCGCAGTTCGGAAAGCCAGCGGGAGGGTGGCAACATCGCGGTTTCGGCAAGGACCTGGTGGCGGAGGCCGAATCCCGAGCTAAGGACGCTGGCTGCTCGGTAATAAAGGTCACCAGCGGCGTGGGCGCGAGACTCTACTACGAAGCGATGGGCTATTCGCGAGACATCCCGTACATGAGCAAACCCCTCGATGCCAGATAA
- a CDS encoding tetratricopeptide repeat protein: MTPDEGMESRFDARIVKALRDLDADAFRSFMVHLVSEMGLKVTGAVTVDEVAVLEAEREDSKYLIMASRRPEHASTAGLKLVRERAMLEGRLPVLMVTSRMDEEAQQEAGKLEVSAADRSKLLLLLKKYELTAPLLKEIDRKILEKEGNRFLPSIGRFDGLMQTAEDAMKQERYQDALSELDRALELKPEHDLAWRMRAQSYLALGKTELALEAIRQAINIRDNDAWSWYLLGVILDQLGRNVEELGAYEKALKQFPRMPAAMLNKAATLFAMNRKAEALQVLDDMVRFYPNDPQAQLNRGIVLHSMGKSKEALESFESVSVRDPGNVQALVYRATALEEMGHLNQAVDAWKEAVQVERRRADLWLRLGEAQRAAGMIDDAAKSFSVSATLDPSLDGAVRQRDDAMEATGLLRPQEPSMSKEDTLVRKYLDSALLLQAIGEHDEALREADRCMSFEPRAAEAFVRKASVLMDMGRIEEAIASLTTAVLEGARTEEVLLDLESLTYKLGRKEEALRMLANAPPSNEVMVRRCLNELDLGRAEAALRHLPERGEEVYAVALARALALAGYRRHADAVEVLRSLNDRFPASPHLMNALGVGLRFGGQLEEAERVLHRAVETEPQHSDAWNNLGCVHYLQGAYDEADRCLKEAVLIDRRPQFLLNLGMCQLGRDDLPGAETSFEAAMQLEPGAEALNGMGIMAERRKENARALELYEAALKRRPEFRDAQYNRARVRMILKGE, from the coding sequence ATGACGCCGGACGAGGGCATGGAGAGCAGGTTCGATGCGCGGATAGTCAAGGCGCTGCGCGATTTGGATGCGGATGCCTTTCGCTCCTTCATGGTCCACTTGGTCTCGGAGATGGGGCTGAAGGTCACCGGAGCGGTGACGGTCGACGAGGTCGCCGTATTGGAGGCGGAGCGCGAGGATTCGAAATACCTGATCATGGCCTCCCGTCGACCGGAGCACGCCTCCACCGCGGGGCTGAAGCTGGTGCGGGAGCGAGCCATGTTGGAGGGAAGGCTGCCGGTTCTCATGGTCACTTCTCGCATGGACGAGGAAGCACAGCAGGAAGCTGGAAAGTTGGAGGTGTCCGCGGCCGATCGTTCGAAGCTCCTGCTCCTGCTCAAGAAGTACGAGCTCACCGCCCCCCTGCTGAAGGAGATCGACCGCAAGATCCTGGAGAAAGAAGGGAATCGCTTTCTGCCATCCATAGGACGCTTCGACGGCCTCATGCAGACCGCCGAGGACGCCATGAAACAGGAACGCTACCAGGATGCGCTCTCCGAGCTGGACCGGGCGTTGGAGCTGAAGCCGGAGCACGACCTGGCCTGGAGGATGAGGGCCCAATCCTACCTGGCGCTGGGGAAGACCGAGCTTGCTTTGGAGGCCATCCGGCAGGCCATCAACATCCGCGACAACGATGCCTGGTCCTGGTATTTGCTGGGCGTCATCCTGGACCAGCTGGGTCGGAACGTGGAGGAGCTCGGGGCCTATGAGAAAGCGCTCAAGCAATTCCCGAGGATGCCCGCCGCCATGCTGAACAAGGCGGCCACCCTCTTCGCAATGAACCGGAAGGCGGAGGCGCTCCAAGTGCTGGACGACATGGTGCGTTTCTATCCCAACGATCCGCAGGCGCAGCTCAACCGTGGCATCGTGCTCCATTCCATGGGCAAGAGCAAGGAGGCGCTCGAGTCCTTCGAGAGCGTGTCCGTCCGAGATCCCGGCAACGTGCAGGCCTTGGTCTATCGCGCAACAGCGTTGGAGGAGATGGGCCACCTGAACCAGGCGGTGGACGCCTGGAAGGAGGCGGTGCAGGTGGAGCGGCGGCGGGCGGACCTCTGGCTCAGGCTGGGCGAAGCGCAAAGGGCCGCAGGCATGATAGACGATGCGGCCAAGAGCTTCAGCGTCTCCGCCACCCTGGACCCTTCCTTGGATGGGGCGGTGCGGCAGCGGGACGATGCCATGGAGGCCACCGGTCTGCTCCGTCCGCAAGAACCATCGATGAGCAAGGAGGACACCCTGGTGCGCAAGTACCTGGACTCGGCCCTTCTCCTGCAGGCGATAGGCGAACACGATGAAGCGCTGCGGGAAGCGGACCGTTGCATGTCCTTCGAGCCCCGGGCCGCGGAGGCGTTCGTTCGGAAAGCGAGCGTGCTCATGGACATGGGGCGCATCGAAGAGGCGATTGCCTCGCTGACCACGGCAGTGCTGGAAGGGGCGCGGACGGAAGAGGTGCTGCTGGACCTTGAGTCCCTGACTTACAAGCTTGGTCGGAAGGAAGAGGCGTTGCGCATGCTCGCCAACGCACCTCCCTCGAACGAGGTGATGGTGCGCCGCTGCTTGAACGAGCTTGATCTAGGTCGGGCGGAGGCGGCGCTGCGGCATCTGCCAGAGAGAGGCGAGGAGGTGTACGCCGTCGCTTTGGCGCGGGCATTGGCCCTGGCAGGCTATCGTCGTCACGCGGACGCGGTGGAGGTGCTGCGATCTCTCAATGACAGATTCCCCGCTTCCCCGCACCTGATGAACGCGCTGGGCGTGGGCCTGAGATTCGGCGGGCAGCTGGAAGAGGCAGAAAGGGTGCTGCACCGGGCGGTGGAGACGGAACCGCAGCACTCCGACGCCTGGAACAACCTGGGCTGCGTGCATTATCTCCAGGGAGCGTACGATGAGGCCGATAGGTGCTTGAAGGAAGCGGTCCTTATCGATCGCCGGCCGCAGTTCCTGCTCAACCTGGGTATGTGCCAGTTGGGGCGAGACGATCTTCCGGGAGCGGAGACATCCTTCGAAGCGGCGATGCAGCTTGAGCCCGGGGCGGAAGCGCTCAACGGCATGGGTATCATGGCAGAGAGGAGAAAGGAGAACGCCCGCGCTCTCGAGCTGTACGAGGCGGCGCTCAAGAGAAGACCGGAATTCCGAGACGCGCAGTACAACCGTGCCCGGGTCAGGATGATCTTGAAAGGAGAATGA
- a CDS encoding PRC-barrel domain-containing protein: MRKFITELKGKTVMTNDGQILGMIENFVVDTSSGEIQHVLVVPAEEIETRLFRTDAQGRLILPFSEMNAVRDVVVMNIVH; encoded by the coding sequence ATGAGGAAATTTATCACGGAATTGAAGGGCAAGACGGTGATGACGAACGATGGTCAGATCCTGGGAATGATCGAGAACTTCGTCGTGGACACGAGCTCGGGCGAGATACAACACGTCCTGGTCGTCCCGGCCGAGGAGATCGAGACCAGGCTGTTCCGCACCGATGCCCAGGGCCGCCTCATCCTGCCCTTCAGCGAGATGAACGCGGTGCGCGACGTCGTGGTCATGAACATCGTCCATTGA